The region TCACAGGGATTTCCTTCTTCATCGAGAATATCGATATCATAAAGCGGGCTCGGTTTTCCCATTGAGCCGGGTTTTACAGGAAACCATTCGTAATTCGCAATTATAACGCTCGTCTCACTTTGACCGAAGCCTTCTGTCACATAAAGGCCAGTGAGATCGTGAAACTTGTAATATACCTCGGGAGAGAGCGGTTCTCCGGCGATAGAGCAATGCTTTATTGATGAAAAATCACATGAAGAAAGGTCTTCTTTTATAAGAAAACGATAAATTGTCGGGGGAGCGCAGAAGGTAGTGAGCCGAAGCTTGTCAATTGTTTTAAGCAAATGCTCCGCATTAAATTTATCATTGTCATATGCGACGATGACGGCTCCGCAAATCCATTGTCCATAGATTTTGCCCCATGCGAATTTTGCCCATCCGGAGTCACAGACGGTAAGATGAAGTCCGCTGTCCTCAACATGCTGCCAGTAATGAGCGGTGACAATATGTCCGAGAGGATACTCAAAATCATGCAGAATCATTTTTGGCATTCCGGTAGTACCGCTTGAAAAATATATCAACATGGGATCAGAATTTTTTGTTTCTATTCTTTCAAGAGTTTCGGAGGCACCGGATATTTCTTTTCTGAAATCCATGAATCCGTCCGGAATATTGTCGCCGACCACACATATGTTTTCAAGAGTATGGCAATTCGGAATCGAGGTTTTTACATGTGATATTATTTCGTCATCGTCGACGCAGACTATCATTTTTATATCTGCGCTTTCGCATCTGTATACGATGTCTTTGGGCGTAAGCTGAAAGGTGGCGGGAATCACGACGGCGCCGATTTTATGAAGCGCAATAAAAGAAATCCAGACTTCTATGCGCTGTTTTAAAATGAGCATTACCTTG is a window of Oscillospiraceae bacterium DNA encoding:
- a CDS encoding AMP-binding protein; this translates as MNYRLEIPEKFNFAYDVVDEWARVFPDKLALIWVDDHDREERLTFSDISRLSNKAANVFLSMGIKSGDKVMLILKQRIEVWISFIALHKIGAVVIPATFQLTPKDIVYRCESADIKMIVCVDDDEIISHVKTSIPNCHTLENICVVGDNIPDGFMDFRKEISGASETLERIETKNSDPMLIYFSSGTTGMPKMILHDFEYPLGHIVTAHYWQHVEDSGLHLTVCDSGWAKFAWGKIYGQWICGAVIVAYDNDKFNAEHLLKTIDKLRLTTFCAPPTIYRFLIKEDLSSCDFSSIKHCSIAGEPLSPEVYYKFHDLTGLYVTEGFGQSETSVIIANYEWFPVKPGSMGKPSPLYDIDILDEEGNPCEDGIVGSIVVKNVDKYHPTGLFHEYYRSPDAMAHSFKNGGYNTGDMAWRDSDGYLWFEGRNDDIIKCSGYRIGPFEVESALATHPGVLECAVTAAPDPIRGQVVKATVVLTKNYLPSEELKKELQEHVKKVTAPYKYPRIIEFVKELPKTTSAKIMRGEIRKANYSENK